The following proteins are encoded in a genomic region of Chiroxiphia lanceolata isolate bChiLan1 chromosome 18, bChiLan1.pri, whole genome shotgun sequence:
- the FICD gene encoding protein adenylyltransferase FICD isoform X2, producing the protein MNLVAMATDPELQWVTLWVRVRWAAVLVLLLSSLVMLLLPLAAVENQCHALLRGISFLRSKLGPSGMPRITGQSTELSVTSRGLELLVLKGKASPEVKLEARAALNQALEMKRQGKREKAHKLFLYALKMDPDYVDALNEFGIFSEEEKDILQADYLYSKALTISPHNEKALSNRGRTLPLVEEIDQRYFSIIDSKVKKVMAIPKGNSALRRVMEESYYHHIYHTVAIEGNTLTLSEIRHIIETRYAVPGKSLVEQNEVIGMHAALKYVNTTLVSRIGSVTIADILEIHRRVLGYADPVEAGRFRTTQVFVGHHIPPHPRDVEKQMRELVQWMNSEDAMGLHPVEFAALAHYKLVYIHPFVDGNGRTSRLLMNLILMQAGYPPITIRKEQRAEYYHVLEVANEGDVRPFIRFIAKCTETTLDMLLIATTEYSVGLPEAGGTTAGCEQTIPVKT; encoded by the exons ATGAACCTCGTGGCGATGGCGACGGACCCGGAGCTGCAGTGGGTGACCCTGTGGGTGCGGGTGCGCTGGGCGGccgtgctggtgctgctcctcagctccctggtgatgctgctgctccccctcgCTGCCGTGGAGAACCAGTGCCACGCCCTGCTCAGGGGGATCTCCTTCCTGAGGAGCAAACTGGGCCCCTCAGGAATGCCCAGGATCACGGGACAGAGCACGGAGCTGAGTGTCACCTCCcgggggctggagctgctggtgctcaaGGGAAAAGCCTCCCCAG AAGTGAAGTTGGAAGCCAGGGCAGCTCTGAACCAAGCCCTGGAAATGAAGCGCCAGGGGAAGCGGGAGAAGGCCCACAAGCTCTTCCTGTATGCCCTCAAAATGGACCCGGATTACGTGGACGCCCTGAACGAGTTTGGGATCTTTTCCGAAGAGGAGAAAGACATCCTCCAGGCCGACTACCTGTACTCCAAGGCACTGACCATCTCCCCCCACAACGAGAAGGCCCTGAGCAACCGGGGCCGGACGCTGCCGCTGGTGGAGGAGATCGACCAGAGGTACTTCAGCATCATCGACAGCAAGGTGAAGAAGGTGATGGCCATCCCCAAGGGCAACTCCGCCCTGCGCCGTGTCATGGAGGAGTCCTACTACCACCACATCTACCACACGGTGGCCATCGAGGGGAACACGCTGACACTCTCCGAGATCCGGCACATCATCGAGACCAGGTACGCAGTGCCGGGGAAGAGCCTGGTGGAGCAGAACGAGGTGATCGGGATGCACGCGGCCCTCAAGTACGTCAACACCACGCTGGTGTCGCGGATCGGCTCCGTCACCATCGCCGACATCCTGGAGATCCACCGGCGCGTGCTGGGCTACGCCGACCCCGTGGAGGCCGGGCGGTTCCGCACCACACAGGTCTTCGTGGGGCACCACATCCCGCCCCACCCGCGCGACGTGGAGAAGCAGATGCGGGAGCTGGTGCAGTGGATGAACTCGGAGGACGCCATGGGGCTGCACCCCGTGGAGTTCGCTGCCCTGGCCCACTACAAGCTGGTTTACATCCACCCCTTCGTGGATGGCAATGGCCGGACCTCGCGGCTGCTGATGAACCTGATCCTGATGCAGGCGGGGTACCCGCCCATCACCATCCGCAAGGAGCAGCGCGCGGAGTACTACCACGTCCTGGAGGTGGCCAACGAGGGCGACGTGAGGCCCTTCATCCGCTTCATTGCCAAGTGCACCGAGACCACCCTGGACATGCTGCTCATCGCTACCACTGAGTACTCCGTGGGCCTGCCTGAGGCGGGGGGAACCACTGCCGGGTGCGAACAGACCATCCCCGTCAAGACTTGA
- the FICD gene encoding protein adenylyltransferase FICD isoform X1 produces the protein MDSCSAGNCPDVPWGGRERDGDSWDNQPPHSCHKPRARVLTSTLPSDTERWLKLCVFPGGSGGKGDAPGGRAGGRMNLVAMATDPELQWVTLWVRVRWAAVLVLLLSSLVMLLLPLAAVENQCHALLRGISFLRSKLGPSGMPRITGQSTELSVTSRGLELLVLKGKASPEVKLEARAALNQALEMKRQGKREKAHKLFLYALKMDPDYVDALNEFGIFSEEEKDILQADYLYSKALTISPHNEKALSNRGRTLPLVEEIDQRYFSIIDSKVKKVMAIPKGNSALRRVMEESYYHHIYHTVAIEGNTLTLSEIRHIIETRYAVPGKSLVEQNEVIGMHAALKYVNTTLVSRIGSVTIADILEIHRRVLGYADPVEAGRFRTTQVFVGHHIPPHPRDVEKQMRELVQWMNSEDAMGLHPVEFAALAHYKLVYIHPFVDGNGRTSRLLMNLILMQAGYPPITIRKEQRAEYYHVLEVANEGDVRPFIRFIAKCTETTLDMLLIATTEYSVGLPEAGGTTAGCEQTIPVKT, from the exons ATGGATTCGTGCTCTGCTGGGAACTGCCCTGATGTGCCGTGGGGtggcagggaaagggatggaGATTCCTGGGACAACCAACCCCCCCATAGCTGTCACAAGCCCCGAGCACGTGTGCTCACATCAACCCTTCCCAGTGACACGGAGCGCTGGCTGAAGCTGTGTGTGTTCCCAGGTGGGAGCGGTGGGAAGGGAGATGCTCCCGGTGGCCGTGCTGGAGGCAGGATGAACCTCGTGGCGATGGCGACGGACCCGGAGCTGCAGTGGGTGACCCTGTGGGTGCGGGTGCGCTGGGCGGccgtgctggtgctgctcctcagctccctggtgatgctgctgctccccctcgCTGCCGTGGAGAACCAGTGCCACGCCCTGCTCAGGGGGATCTCCTTCCTGAGGAGCAAACTGGGCCCCTCAGGAATGCCCAGGATCACGGGACAGAGCACGGAGCTGAGTGTCACCTCCcgggggctggagctgctggtgctcaaGGGAAAAGCCTCCCCAG AAGTGAAGTTGGAAGCCAGGGCAGCTCTGAACCAAGCCCTGGAAATGAAGCGCCAGGGGAAGCGGGAGAAGGCCCACAAGCTCTTCCTGTATGCCCTCAAAATGGACCCGGATTACGTGGACGCCCTGAACGAGTTTGGGATCTTTTCCGAAGAGGAGAAAGACATCCTCCAGGCCGACTACCTGTACTCCAAGGCACTGACCATCTCCCCCCACAACGAGAAGGCCCTGAGCAACCGGGGCCGGACGCTGCCGCTGGTGGAGGAGATCGACCAGAGGTACTTCAGCATCATCGACAGCAAGGTGAAGAAGGTGATGGCCATCCCCAAGGGCAACTCCGCCCTGCGCCGTGTCATGGAGGAGTCCTACTACCACCACATCTACCACACGGTGGCCATCGAGGGGAACACGCTGACACTCTCCGAGATCCGGCACATCATCGAGACCAGGTACGCAGTGCCGGGGAAGAGCCTGGTGGAGCAGAACGAGGTGATCGGGATGCACGCGGCCCTCAAGTACGTCAACACCACGCTGGTGTCGCGGATCGGCTCCGTCACCATCGCCGACATCCTGGAGATCCACCGGCGCGTGCTGGGCTACGCCGACCCCGTGGAGGCCGGGCGGTTCCGCACCACACAGGTCTTCGTGGGGCACCACATCCCGCCCCACCCGCGCGACGTGGAGAAGCAGATGCGGGAGCTGGTGCAGTGGATGAACTCGGAGGACGCCATGGGGCTGCACCCCGTGGAGTTCGCTGCCCTGGCCCACTACAAGCTGGTTTACATCCACCCCTTCGTGGATGGCAATGGCCGGACCTCGCGGCTGCTGATGAACCTGATCCTGATGCAGGCGGGGTACCCGCCCATCACCATCCGCAAGGAGCAGCGCGCGGAGTACTACCACGTCCTGGAGGTGGCCAACGAGGGCGACGTGAGGCCCTTCATCCGCTTCATTGCCAAGTGCACCGAGACCACCCTGGACATGCTGCTCATCGCTACCACTGAGTACTCCGTGGGCCTGCCTGAGGCGGGGGGAACCACTGCCGGGTGCGAACAGACCATCCCCGTCAAGACTTGA